The DNA window GGCCGCAAGGTGCGCGCCTACTTCGTCCACCTATTCACGGCGTCGGGGGTGGCGTTCGCGTTTCTGGCCATGCGGGAGGTCGTGCGGGTCGACCTGGACCCGCGATGGGTTTTCGGCTGGCTGACCCTGGCCGTCTTCATCGACGCGGCGGACGGGCCCCTGGCGCGGCTGTGGGACGTGAAGCTCTACGCCTCCCGCATCCTAGGGAAGACCATCGACCTGATCGTCGACTACCTGACGTTTACGTTCATTCCCCTTACCCTCGTGTGGCGGATGGACTGGCTGCCGGGGTGGGACGGCCTATGGGTCACGCTCGCAATGGTGGCCAGCCTCCTGGGGTTTGCTAACACCGCGGCGAAGCAGAGCCAGGAGGGCTTCTTCCTCGGCTTTCCCTCGTACTGGAACGTGGTGGCGTACTACGTGGGCCTGCTCGCCGTCGAGTACGGGGCGGTCGGGGCCTACGTGTCGCTGGGGTCGGTCCTTACGCTCACCGTTTTGACGCTGGTGCCGGTCCGGTTCGTCTACCC is part of the Salinibacter ruber DSM 13855 genome and encodes:
- a CDS encoding CDP-alcohol phosphatidyltransferase family protein — protein: MSDLKDRSERIRLGRKVRAYFVHLFTASGVAFAFLAMREVVRVDLDPRWVFGWLTLAVFIDAADGPLARLWDVKLYASRILGKTIDLIVDYLTFTFIPLTLVWRMDWLPGWDGLWVTLAMVASLLGFANTAAKQSQEGFFLGFPSYWNVVAYYVGLLAVEYGAVGAYVSLGSVLTLTVLTLVPVRFVYPNAAPTPWRAIVTVGGVAWLGLLLALLPTFPELPAWGGDWVLGVSFVYPAFYFGLSGWLDWTSRQS